Genomic DNA from Streptomyces diastaticus subsp. diastaticus:
TGCTCGGCGGGCGCCTCGCTCGCGACCATCAGGTCGCGCATCAGGGTGGCCATGCGCAACTCCTGCTCGTCGTCGATCACCGGGCGCCGCTGCCCCGGGTCGGTGCCGAGGTCGAAGAGCATCGAACCGAAGGCGTGAGGGTCGGTGTAGGCGGTGCCGGCCACCCGCAGCGGCGACACGCCCTTGGTGAACTTGAACGGAGGGGCGAGAGTGGCCTCGCGCAGGACCTCGACCGGCATCCGGCCGCGCATGAGGGTGGGCATCAGGGTGTACTCCGAGAGTGGCTGGTTGCCGGGCCGCGCCGGGGCGCGCAGATAGACCCAGCGGCCGTCGGTGACGTTGACGTGTCCACCGAAGATGCCGAACAGGCCGGCCTCACGGACGGGCGCGTCGCACGCGACGGTGTGCGCGAGGGCCGCGCCCTGCATATCAGGGGGCACGGGCTGTCCGAAGTAGTCGAGCAGGGTCGGGGCGAGGTCGATCGTCTGCACCAGCGAGGTGCGCCGCTCGTCGCTGCGGCGCGAGCGCGGGTCCCACACGAACAGCGGCAGGTGAATGGTCTCCTGGAAGTACGGCGGTGTGTTCTTGCCCCACCAGTCGTGCTCGCCGAGCAGGAAACCGTGGTCGGTGCCCACGATCAGCATCGTGTCGTCCCACATGGCGTGCTCGTCCATGGCGGCCAGCACCCGGCCCAGGCTGTGGTCGCACATGGTGAGCAGCGCCGAGTAGAGCGAGCGGGTGCGGTCGACGGTCTCCTGCGGCTCGCGGACCCGCACGTAGTCGGGCCAGTCCAGTTCGGGCCCGTCGTAGGCGGTGTCGTAGAGCTTCCGGTAGTCGTCGTAGGTGAAGAAGGGCTCGTGCGGGTCGAAGGTCTCGATCTGGAGGAACCAGTTGTCCTCGTCGGCGTTGGTGCGGATGAAGTGCAGCCCGGCGTCGAAGGTGCGTGTCTGCGGGTGCTCCGCCTCGCTGGTCATGTAGAGCCGGTTGACCCGGTCCTGCCGGCGCAGATCCCCGTTCGTCACCGTCGGCGCCTGGTTGTCGGGCACGGGCGGATCGGCGACGTGCCCTTCCACTCGTCGCCTTCCTGGCCCCGGAAGAACTCGAAGGTCCGGAACCGCGGATGGTAGGTCGCCCCGCCGTCGGCCCAGTAGTGCTGATGGTCGGTGACCAGGTGCGTGTAGACGCCGGCCCGGCTGAGCAGTTCGGGCATCGAGTCGTCGAACGGCTCCAGAGGGCCCCAGCCCCGGTGCAGGAAGTTGTGCCGCCCGGTGTGCAGTTCGCGACGGGCCGGCATACAGGGCATCGAGCCCCCGTACGCGTTGTCGAAGGTCACGCTGCGCCCGGCGAGATCGGCGAAGTGCGGGGCGACGACGTCCTTCGCCCCGTACGGGGGCAGGAACCGCCGGTTGAGTGTGTCGAAGAGCACGAAGATGGCGCGCATGTCAGGACACCGACCTTATCCGCGTCACCGACCAGGCGCCGAGCATCACGATCAGTGCGCTGGCGGCATAGAGGGCGCGGTAGTTCTCGTTGGTGAGGGTGAGGACCGTGAAGCCGACCACGGGCGCGATCGGCAGGTTCTGAGCGGCGTTGACCAGGCCCAGATCGCGGGCACGGGTGCGTTCGTCGGGCAGGACGTCGGTGGTGAGCACCTGGTCGACCGAGAGGAAGGCGCCGTACCCGACGCCGAGGAGGGCCGCGGCCAGCAGCGCCGCCTGCCACGTCGGTGAGACGGCCAGGCTCAGTGCCGCGGCGCTCTGCAGTACGGCGCTGACGAGCACCAGCGGCTTGCGCCGCGGCATACGGTCGGAGACCAGGCCCGCGGCGTACGTGGCGACCACGCAGAACAGCAGGTAGACGAGGGTGAGCGTGAGTGCCGCGCTCTCCGGGTCGGGCCGGTGGAGCACATCCTCGACGTAGTAGAGCAGATACGCCGTGCCGACCAGGTTGCCGGCGTTGACCAGCACTCGCGTGGTCATGGCCCAGTAGTAGTCCGGCGCCCGGCGCGGACGGGGCGGCGTCAGATCGTGCAGCAGGCTCCCGGCCGGTCCGGCCTGCGGGGACGGCGCCGGTTCGCCGACGCCGAGCAGGAAGGGCAGACAGCAGGCCAGGGCGAGCAGGGCGATCATCCACCACGCGGTGGGCACGTCGTCGATGACCTCGGTGACCAGCGCCATACCGCCCGCCAGCGCGATCACTTGAGGCACACCGAAGGCGGCCGAGGCCCGGCCGCGCTGGTTCACGGGCACCTGGTCGGCGATCATCGCGCTCAGGGCCACCAGAACGCAGGCTTGCCCGATCGCGACGAGCACGAGCAGGCCGCACACCACCGGCACCGAGTCGATCTGGCCGACGAGGGCGAAGGCGAGTGCGGCGAGAACGAACCCGCTCAGCGCCCACACGCGTCGACGCCCCCAGGCCAGGCGGGTGCGGTCGCAGAGGAAGCCCGCCAGAGGCACCGCCACGACGATGCTGACCAGCAGGACGCCCTGGAAGACGCTGGCCAGGCGGACCTTCTGATCCGGATCGATGGCGCGGGCCAACTGGGCGAGCATGACCTGACTGGGCAGCATCACCAGTAGCCAGAACCCGAGCCAGGCCAGTGCGAACAGCCACAGCCACGCCAGGGTGACAGCGGTGCCGGGCACCGAGGGGGCTGCTGCCGGACGCATCGGTTCCAGGGAGCCGGGCCGGGTCTTCGGACGGTGCGGTCACCGGCGCCTCCTGGTCCGAGCGGGTCCCGGGAGTTTAGGTGGCGCCCAAGGACTGGTCAATCGTCTTGGACGAGCGACCAATTGGCCGTTCGGAGGGTGGGGCGGAGGGCGACCGGAGAGCTTGCCGGAGACGGACCCGGGCGGGGCCTGACCGGGCCGCGGCCGCGCACCGCCCTCGGCGCCCGGCCTCAGGTTCGGCTCCACGCTCCGTTCCGGCGCGAGCCCTCACCCTCCGGGCCACGGAAGGCGACCGGAGAGCCCCCGGCGCCGCACGGCGCCGGGGGCTCTGTACGAGCTACCGCGAGCTAGGGACCGTACGTGCGCTTCGCGGTCACGGCCCGCCCGGGGAGGCGGCCTGTGCGGCGGGCCCAGACCTCGAAGGCGATGGTCATGAACGGGGGTATCGCTGCCAGCAGAGCGAGGATCGTCGTCCGGCCCAGCCGCCACTTCAGCCGGACCGCGACCAGGACGGTCAGGAGGACGTAGACGACGAAGGCGGCGCCGTGGAGGGTGCCGAAGATCCGCACGCCGAGTTCGGTGGTTTCGGGGACGTACTTGAAGTACATCCCCACCAGCAGACCTGCCCACGTGCACGCTTCGACGACCGCGATCCAGGTGAACGCGCGCAGCAGTCGCCCGGAGCCGCCTTCGGGCACCCGTGCGGCCGGCGCGTCGGCGGCAGGCGGTTCCGTGCGGGGCGCGGAAGGCGTCTGCGGGGTGCCGGGGCGGGAGGGCCACAGGGCGCGGTCGCCGAGCAGGCGGACGAGGGCGGGGACCAGGAGCGGGCGGATGAGGAAGGTGTCCAGCAGGATGCCGAAGGCCATGGCGAAGCCGAACTGGAACAGCTCGCGGATCGGCTGGGTCATCAGGACGGCGAAGGTCGCCGCGAGGATGAGGCCGGCGGAGGAGACGACGCCGCCGGTGCGGGTCAGGGCGGCGGTGACGGCCGCGGCCGGGGGACGGGTGCGCAGCTCCTGTTTGAACCGGCTCATGATGAAGATGTTGTAGTCGACGCCGAGTGCGATGAGGAAGATGAAGATGTACGCGGTGACGCGGTTGCCGATGCCTTCGTCGCCGAGGACCGTCACCGTGAAGAAGGTGGTGACGCCCAGGGTGGCCAGGAACGACAGGACGAGTGTCGCGACCAGGTAGAGCGGGGCGAGGACCGAGCGCAGCAGCAGCGCGAGGACCGCGGTCACGATGGCCAGGACCAGGAGCGCGATCAGGGTCGTGTCGTGGTCGAGGGCGGAGCGGATGTCGGCGTTCTGCGCGGTCTCCCCTCCGACCAGGACCGTGGCGTCCTGCACCCCGGCCGCGTCGGCCGCGGTGCGCGCGGCCTCCTGGAGTGGAGCGATCGCGTCGAGCGCCTCGGAGCTGTACGGGTCGAGGTCGAGCACGACGTCGTAGAAGACGGTTGTGCCGTCCTCGGCGAAGCGGGGATGCTCCCCGACCCGGCTCACATGGCCGGCGTCGGCGATGCCGGCGGCGATCTCGGCGGGTGCGGAGCCGGAGCGGAGGTCTTCGTGGGAGCGGACGACGACCGTGCTGGGGGCGATCTCGCCGGGCCCGAACTCTTCCTGGATGAGGTGCTGTCCGCGTTCCGACTCGGTGGCGGTCCTGAAGCCGCTGAGAGTGTTGAAGCTCTCCTGGTAGCCGAGCAGTCCCGCGCTCAGCACCACGAGCAGCGCGACCACCGCCGACGCCACCCGGACCGGCGCCTTGGCGACGAGCGCGGCGACGCGGTGCCAGACGCCCGCGCCGCGACCGCGCTCGGCGGCCTTGTCCACGCCGCCAGGCCAGAAGACGCCCCGCCCCAGCAGGAGGACCAGAGCGGGGATGAGGGTGAACGCCACCAGCGCCATGACGGCGACGCCGAGGGCGAGGTAAGGGCCGAAGCCGCGCAGCGCGGGGGAGGCGGCCACCAGCAGGGCGAACATGGCGAGCACGATGGTGGAGGCGCTGGCCAGGACTGATTCGGCCGTCCGGTGCACGGCCGTCCGCATCGCGCGCGCCCGGTCCGGCTCGTCGAGGAGCGCCTCGCGGTAGCGGACGGTGATGATCAGCGCGTAGTCCGTGCCCACCCCGAACAGCAGCACCGTCATGATCGAGGCGGTCTGGGAGCTGACCGTGATGAGTCCGGCGTCCGCGAGGAGGGCGCCGACGGTCTCCGCCACGCGCATCGCCACGCCCACGGCGACCAGCGGCACGAGCGCCATCAGGGGCGAGCGGTAGATCGCCAGGAGGATGACCAGGACGAGCAGGATGGTGGCGGCGAGCAGGATCCTGTCGCCGCCGCTGAAGACCTTCACGGTGTCGGTGGCGATCCCGGCGGGGCCGGTCACGGCGACCTCGGTGGGCCCCGCACGGTCGGACACGAGGGAACGTACCTTGTCGACCGCGTTCTGGAAGGACTCGTCCGAGGGGCTTCCGGTCATGGGGACGACGAGTAGCTGCGCACTGCGGTCGCGCGAAACGAGCTCGGCCGCGGCGTCGGGGGCGCTCACCGTGGAGATCACGCTCGCGACCTGGTCGGGCCGGGTGGACTCCGACAGGGCGGCGGTGATGCGGGTGACGGCCTGCTGGGCGCTCGCCGCGGCGTCGGCGCCCTCGCCGCGTACCACGACGATCGCCGGCGTCGCGTCCTGGCCCGGTAGCTGCGCGCGCACGAGGTCGCGGGCCTTCATGGAGTCGGAGGCCGCGGGCGGAAGGTTGGCGGAGGCGTTGTCCTCCACGGACTCCAGCGTCGGGGCGACCCCGGCGAGGAGACCCGCGATCAGGATCCAGAACGCCACCACCACGGCGGCGCGTTTCCTCGAACCCAGAAGACATCGGAGCAGGCGGGAGTTGGTCGGTTGCATCGGGGGCCTTCAGTCGGCTGCACGGACGGGGACACTTGGAGACAGGGTGTCTCCAAGTGTGGCCTCGAGT
This window encodes:
- a CDS encoding MMPL family transporter — translated: MQPTNSRLLRCLLGSRKRAAVVVAFWILIAGLLAGVAPTLESVEDNASANLPPAASDSMKARDLVRAQLPGQDATPAIVVVRGEGADAAASAQQAVTRITAALSESTRPDQVASVISTVSAPDAAAELVSRDRSAQLLVVPMTGSPSDESFQNAVDKVRSLVSDRAGPTEVAVTGPAGIATDTVKVFSGGDRILLAATILLVLVILLAIYRSPLMALVPLVAVGVAMRVAETVGALLADAGLITVSSQTASIMTVLLFGVGTDYALIITVRYREALLDEPDRARAMRTAVHRTAESVLASASTIVLAMFALLVAASPALRGFGPYLALGVAVMALVAFTLIPALVLLLGRGVFWPGGVDKAAERGRGAGVWHRVAALVAKAPVRVASAVVALLVVLSAGLLGYQESFNTLSGFRTATESERGQHLIQEEFGPGEIAPSTVVVRSHEDLRSGSAPAEIAAGIADAGHVSRVGEHPRFAEDGTTVFYDVVLDLDPYSSEALDAIAPLQEAARTAADAAGVQDATVLVGGETAQNADIRSALDHDTTLIALLVLAIVTAVLALLLRSVLAPLYLVATLVLSFLATLGVTTFFTVTVLGDEGIGNRVTAYIFIFLIALGVDYNIFIMSRFKQELRTRPPAAAVTAALTRTGGVVSSAGLILAATFAVLMTQPIRELFQFGFAMAFGILLDTFLIRPLLVPALVRLLGDRALWPSRPGTPQTPSAPRTEPPAADAPAARVPEGGSGRLLRAFTWIAVVEACTWAGLLVGMYFKYVPETTELGVRIFGTLHGAAFVVYVLLTVLVAVRLKWRLGRTTILALLAAIPPFMTIAFEVWARRTGRLPGRAVTAKRTYGP
- a CDS encoding sulfatase-like hydrolase/transferase, whose translation is MRAIFVLFDTLNRRFLPPYGAKDVVAPHFADLAGRSVTFDNAYGGSMPCMPARRELHTGRHNFLHRGWGPLEPFDDSMPELLSRAGVYTHLVTDHQHYWADGGATYHPRFRTFEFFRGQEGDEWKGTSPIRPCPTTRRRR
- a CDS encoding MFS transporter, with protein sequence MRPAAAPSVPGTAVTLAWLWLFALAWLGFWLLVMLPSQVMLAQLARAIDPDQKVRLASVFQGVLLVSIVVAVPLAGFLCDRTRLAWGRRRVWALSGFVLAALAFALVGQIDSVPVVCGLLVLVAIGQACVLVALSAMIADQVPVNQRGRASAAFGVPQVIALAGGMALVTEVIDDVPTAWWMIALLALACCLPFLLGVGEPAPSPQAGPAGSLLHDLTPPRPRRAPDYYWAMTTRVLVNAGNLVGTAYLLYYVEDVLHRPDPESAALTLTLVYLLFCVVATYAAGLVSDRMPRRKPLVLVSAVLQSAAALSLAVSPTWQAALLAAALLGVGYGAFLSVDQVLTTDVLPDERTRARDLGLVNAAQNLPIAPVVGFTVLTLTNENYRALYAASALIVMLGAWSVTRIRSVS
- a CDS encoding sulfatase-like hydrolase/transferase, with amino-acid sequence MPDNQAPTVTNGDLRRQDRVNRLYMTSEAEHPQTRTFDAGLHFIRTNADEDNWFLQIETFDPHEPFFTYDDYRKLYDTAYDGPELDWPDYVRVREPQETVDRTRSLYSALLTMCDHSLGRVLAAMDEHAMWDDTMLIVGTDHGFLLGEHDWWGKNTPPYFQETIHLPLFVWDPRSRRSDERRTSLVQTIDLAPTLLDYFGQPVPPDMQGAALAHTVACDAPVREAGLFGIFGGHVNVTDGRWVYLRAPARPGNQPLSEYTLMPTLMRGRMPVEVLREATLAPPFKFTKGVSPLRVAGTAYTDPHAFGSMLFDLGTDPGQRRPVIDDEQELRMATLMRDLMVASEAPAEQFERMGLPATGPLAQEHLLCREQAGQVETSRRRPLRAEDFPRSRIDVTTPISTLLAEPAAVSVLRAHLGDLVDGPLPGEVLELGLLDVAGVAVGLIPTATLHRIADELAEL